In one window of Erythrolamprus reginae isolate rEryReg1 chromosome 1, rEryReg1.hap1, whole genome shotgun sequence DNA:
- the LOC139157842 gene encoding vomeronasal type-2 receptor 26-like — protein sequence MEEDKKPMEGTTGDGSMYYVEIIYHPSQAVVEAEVAAERECQLYVWPKEPAPEQAIQIEVLTKVNGVKKGNKEKRSILKAEILPYLSNVQFNNSAGDEVTFSEDGLGSARYDLLNWGLLPNQSFAPMKVGQVNPKAPPGQDFTINSDGIIWATEVPIARCGMKRCHAGERRTVPEGEQVCCYQCDPCPEGTFSNQTDAAHCEPCPEDQFPNSNKDQCIPKKLHFLAYQDSLGYILVFLVFFLSVITSAVLIIFYKHHDTPIVKANNRDLTYILLVSLLLCFLCSFLFIGQPGKIACLFQQSAFAILFSLAVSSVLAKTVMVVLAFMATKPGNRARKLLGKPLTNSIVIVCPLVQALLCATWLATSPPFPSLDFHSVFGEAILECKQGLAFMFYIVLAYLGLLALISFTVAFLARKLPDSFNEAKFITFSMLVFCSVWITFLPTYLSTKGKSMVAVEIFSILASGAALLGCIFFPKCYIILLRPDLNCRENIVRNKNF from the exons ATGGAGGAGGACAAGAAACCCATGGAGGGGACCACAGGGGATGGCTCGATGTACTATGTTGAGATAATCTATCACCCTTCTCAAGCTGTGGTAGAAGCAGAAGTGGCCGCAGAAAGAGAATGCCAGCTATATGTCTGGCCCAAAGAGCCAGCACCAGAGCAAGCTAT tcaaatcgaggtcctaacaaaggtaaatggagtgaagaaaggcaacaAGGAGAAACGTAGCATTTTGAAagcagag ATTCTTCCCTATTTGAGCAATGTGCAGTTCAACAACAGTGCTGGAGATGAGGTCACCTTCTCAGAAGATGGACTGGGATCTGCTCGTTATGATCTTCTCAATTGGGGTCTCCTCCCCAATCAATCTTTTGCCCCCATGAAGGTTGGGCAAGTAAATCCCAAGGCTCCCCCAGGCCAGGATTTCACCATTAACTCTGATGGAATCATCTGGGCCACAGAG gtgCCCATTGCCAGGTGTGGCATGAAGAGGTGCcatgcaggagagaggagaaCAGTTCCAGAGGGGGAGCAGGTTTGCTGCTACCAGTGTGATCCTTGTCCAGAAGGGACCTTTTCTAATCAAACAG ATGCAGCTCACTGCGAACCCTGCCCAGAAGACCAATTTCCCAATAGCAACAAGGACCAATGTATTCCCAAGAAGCTCCACTTCCTTGCCTATCAAGATTCCCTGGGATACATTttagtttttcttgtttttttcctttctgtgatCACTTCTGCAGTCCTGATTATTTTCTATAAACATCATGACACACCAATTGTGAAGGCCAACAACCGAGATCTCACCTACATCCTCCTAGTCTCtctcctgctctgcttcctctgttccttccttttcattggtCAACCAGGGAAGATCGCCTGTCTCTTCCAACAATCCGCCTTTGCCATTCTCTTTTCTCTAGCAGTTTCCTCTGTCTTGGCAAAAACtgtcatggtggttctggccttcatggcCACCAAACCAGGGAACAGGGCAAGGAAACTCTTAGGAAAACCACTGACCAACTCCATTGTGATAGTATGTCCTCTGGTCCAAGCCCTTCTTTGTGCCACCTGGTTGGCAACCTCTCCCCCATTTCCTAGCTTGGACTTTCATTCTGTGTTTGGAGAGGCTATCTTGGAATGTAAGCAGGGATTAGCTTTCATGTTTTACATTGTCCTTGCCTATCTAGGTCTTTTGGCCCTCATTAGCTTCACAGTAGCCTTCCTGGCTAGGAAACTGCCTGATAgttttaatgaagccaagttcattactttcagcatgctggtcttttgcagtgtttggatcactttcctccccacctatctgagcaccaaagggaaatccatggtagctgtggagatcttctccattttggcctctggagcTGCTCTTTTGGGTTGTATCTTTTttcccaaatgctacattattctCCTGAGGCCAGATCTGAATTGTAGAGAAAATATAGTAAGAAACAAGAATTTCTAA